A section of the Caballeronia sp. M1242 genome encodes:
- a CDS encoding ClpXP protease specificity-enhancing factor, whose amino-acid sequence MQEISTKPYLLRALYEWCTDNGFTPHIAVRVDGATRVPRQFVRNDEIVLNISFEATSQLQMGNEWIEFSARFSGKSHKIEVQVANVLAIYARENGQGMAFPVEPSPHSASEPSVSAAPRSAEREQRHVDPQAEDRSSASATSSRDEAQSGASDDDASKSSGRSHLKVVK is encoded by the coding sequence ATGCAAGAAATCTCCACCAAGCCTTATCTGTTGCGCGCGCTGTACGAATGGTGCACCGATAACGGTTTTACGCCTCACATCGCCGTGCGAGTCGACGGCGCGACGCGCGTGCCGCGCCAGTTCGTGCGCAATGATGAGATCGTGCTCAACATCAGCTTCGAGGCGACGAGCCAGTTGCAGATGGGGAACGAATGGATCGAGTTCAGTGCGCGCTTTTCCGGGAAATCGCACAAGATCGAGGTCCAGGTCGCCAACGTGCTCGCCATTTATGCGCGCGAGAACGGGCAAGGAATGGCGTTTCCCGTCGAGCCGTCGCCTCATTCCGCGAGCGAGCCGAGTGTTTCGGCTGCGCCCCGGTCTGCCGAGCGAGAGCAGCGTCACGTTGATCCTCAGGCGGAGGATCGGTCGAGCGCTTCAGCCACTTCATCGCGCGATGAGGCGCAATCGGGCGCGTCGGATGACGACGCATCGAAATCCTCTGGCCGGTCGCACCTGAAAGTCGTTAAATGA
- a CDS encoding glutathione S-transferase N-terminal domain-containing protein — translation MMVLYSGTTCPFSQRCRLVLFEKGMDFEIRDVDLFNKPEDIAVMNPYGQVPILVERDLILYESNIINEYIDERFPHPQLMPADPVQRARARLFLLNFEKELFVHVGTLENEKGKAAEKNHEKARSAIRDRLTQLAPIFLKNKYMLGEEFSMLDVAIAPLLWRLDHYGIELSKNAAPLMKYAERIFSRPAYIEALTPSEKVMRR, via the coding sequence ATGATGGTTCTGTACTCCGGCACTACTTGCCCGTTCTCCCAGCGCTGCCGGCTGGTGTTGTTCGAAAAGGGCATGGATTTCGAGATCCGCGACGTCGATCTGTTCAACAAGCCGGAAGACATCGCGGTGATGAACCCGTACGGTCAAGTGCCGATTCTCGTCGAGCGCGACCTGATCCTGTACGAGTCGAACATCATCAACGAGTACATCGACGAGCGTTTCCCGCATCCGCAGCTGATGCCGGCGGATCCCGTCCAGCGTGCGCGTGCGCGTCTGTTCCTGCTCAACTTCGAAAAAGAACTGTTCGTGCACGTCGGCACGCTCGAGAACGAGAAGGGCAAGGCAGCCGAGAAGAACCACGAAAAGGCGCGCAGCGCGATCCGCGACCGCCTCACGCAACTCGCGCCGATCTTCCTGAAGAACAAGTACATGCTGGGCGAGGAGTTCTCGATGCTCGACGTCGCGATCGCGCCGCTCTTGTGGCGTCTCGATCACTATGGCATCGAGCTGTCGAAGAACGCCGCGCCGCTGATGAAGTACGCCGAGCGCATTTTCAGCCGCCCGGCCTATATTGAAGCGCTGACGCCTTCCGAAAAGGTGATGCGTCGATAG
- a CDS encoding cytochrome c1, which translates to MKKWLSTLAMTCAAMFAFSAAPVHAAEEAVLDRAPDNADNFASLQHGAQIFVNYCLNCHSASLMRYNRLTDLGLTQKQIQDNLLFTTEKIGNTMSIAMRPDDAKAWFGASPPDLSVEARARGKDWLYTYLRSFYRDPTRPTGWNNRVFENVGMPHVLWTLQGIRDARFETDTDEKTGEKTKRFVGYTQVTPGTMSNVDYDSAVADLVSYLSWMSEPAQQTRKRLGVWVLLFLALLSFLAWRLNAAYWRDIK; encoded by the coding sequence ATGAAAAAATGGCTCTCGACTCTCGCGATGACTTGCGCGGCGATGTTCGCGTTCAGCGCGGCGCCAGTGCACGCGGCGGAAGAAGCGGTGCTGGACCGTGCGCCCGATAACGCGGACAATTTCGCGTCCTTGCAGCACGGCGCCCAAATATTTGTAAACTACTGCCTGAACTGCCATAGCGCGAGCCTGATGCGCTACAACCGTCTGACGGACCTCGGGCTCACGCAGAAGCAGATTCAGGACAATCTGCTGTTCACGACGGAAAAGATCGGCAACACCATGAGCATCGCGATGCGCCCGGACGACGCCAAAGCGTGGTTCGGCGCGTCGCCGCCGGATTTGTCGGTGGAGGCGCGGGCGCGCGGCAAGGACTGGCTCTACACGTATTTGCGCAGCTTCTACCGTGACCCGACCCGGCCGACCGGCTGGAACAATCGCGTGTTCGAGAACGTTGGCATGCCGCATGTGCTGTGGACGCTGCAAGGTATCCGCGATGCGCGGTTCGAGACGGACACGGACGAGAAAACCGGCGAAAAGACAAAAAGATTCGTGGGTTACACTCAGGTGACGCCTGGCACCATGTCGAACGTGGATTATGATTCAGCTGTGGCCGATCTGGTTTCGTACCTTTCGTGGATGTCCGAACCCGCCCAGCAGACCCGCAAGCGCCTTGGCGTCTGGGTCTTGCTGTTTCTGGCGCTCCTGAGCTTCCTCGCATGGCGTCTGAACGCGGCATACTGGCGAGATATCAAATAG
- a CDS encoding cytochrome bc complex cytochrome b subunit encodes MATADKDVETTGFLGWIDRRFPLTSTWKKHVTEYYAPKNFNFWYFFGSLSMLVLVIQIVTGIFLVMNYKPDATLAFASVEYIMREVPWGWLIRYMHSTGASMFFVVVYLHMFRSLMYGSYRKPRELVWIFGCAIFLCLMAEAFFGYLLPWGQMSFWGAQVIVNLFSAIPFIGPDLSLWIRGDYVVSDVTLNRFFSFHVIAIPLVLIGLVVAHLVALHEVGSNNPDGIEIKAKKDANGIPLDGIPFHPYYSVHDFMGVCIFLLIFAAIIFFAPEMGGYFLEANNFVPANPLQTPSEIAPVWYFTAFYAMLRATTDPFKIVLMIIIALLGVFALLRARGKWRIGLPVLALLVIVFMALTESKFWGVVVMGTAVVSLFFVPWLDRSPVKSIRYRPLFHKVFYAIFVFAFLVLGFLGTRPPSPAGTLIAQICALIYFAFFLGMPFWTPRGRFKTPPERVNYKLH; translated from the coding sequence ATGGCGACCGCAGACAAGGATGTGGAAACGACGGGCTTCTTGGGCTGGATAGATCGCCGGTTTCCTTTGACATCCACCTGGAAGAAACACGTCACCGAATACTACGCGCCGAAGAACTTCAACTTCTGGTATTTCTTCGGCTCACTTTCAATGCTCGTGCTGGTCATTCAGATCGTCACGGGCATTTTTCTCGTCATGAATTACAAGCCCGATGCGACGCTGGCCTTTGCATCGGTCGAGTACATCATGCGCGAAGTGCCGTGGGGCTGGCTCATTCGGTATATGCATTCCACGGGCGCGTCGATGTTTTTCGTCGTCGTTTATCTTCACATGTTCCGCAGCCTGATGTACGGGTCCTACCGCAAGCCGCGCGAGCTCGTGTGGATTTTCGGTTGCGCCATTTTCCTGTGCCTGATGGCGGAAGCGTTCTTCGGCTATCTGCTGCCTTGGGGGCAAATGTCGTTCTGGGGCGCGCAAGTAATCGTGAATCTGTTTTCGGCGATTCCTTTTATCGGCCCGGATTTGTCGCTGTGGATTCGCGGCGATTATGTCGTGTCGGACGTTACGCTGAATCGCTTCTTCTCGTTTCATGTGATCGCGATTCCGCTCGTACTGATCGGGCTCGTTGTTGCGCATCTGGTCGCGCTGCATGAAGTGGGATCGAATAATCCCGATGGCATCGAAATCAAGGCAAAGAAGGACGCGAACGGCATTCCGCTCGACGGTATTCCGTTTCACCCGTATTACTCGGTGCACGACTTCATGGGCGTCTGCATTTTCTTGCTGATTTTCGCGGCAATTATTTTCTTCGCGCCGGAAATGGGCGGCTACTTCCTCGAAGCAAATAACTTCGTGCCGGCTAATCCGCTGCAAACGCCGTCTGAAATCGCGCCCGTCTGGTACTTCACCGCCTTCTACGCGATGCTGCGTGCGACCACGGATCCGTTCAAGATCGTGCTGATGATCATCATCGCGCTGCTCGGGGTGTTCGCGCTTTTGCGCGCGCGCGGAAAATGGCGCATTGGGCTGCCCGTGCTCGCGCTCTTGGTGATCGTGTTCATGGCCCTCACCGAATCCAAGTTCTGGGGCGTGGTCGTGATGGGCACGGCGGTCGTTTCGCTGTTCTTCGTGCCGTGGCTGGATCGCAGTCCGGTGAAGTCGATCCGCTACCGGCCGCTCTTTCACAAAGTCTTCTACGCAATCTTTGTCTTCGCGTTCCTCGTGCTCGGCTTTTTGGGAACGCGGCCGCCATCGCCGGCGGGAACGCTTATCGCGCAAATCTGCGCGCTCATTTATTTCGCGTTTTTCCTCGGCATGCCTTTCTGGACGCCGCGCGGCAGATTCAAGACGCCGCCCGAGCGAGTGAACTACAAACTCCACTAA
- the petA gene encoding ubiquinol-cytochrome c reductase iron-sulfur subunit: MRDKDDKRVDGGRRTWLITTTVAGGVGGVATLVPFVGSFAPSEKAKAAGAPVEVDISGLKPGEMMTVAWRGKPVWIVNRTDEMLSDVKKADNEVADPKSKMEFSMPLPEYCNNEFRSRADHKNIFVAVAVCTHLGCTPTPRFTEGPQPNLPDNWPGGFLCPCHGSTYDMAGRVFKNKPAPQNLDVPPYMFTSATQLVIGKDEKGEA, translated from the coding sequence ATGCGAGACAAGGACGATAAGCGCGTCGATGGCGGCCGCCGTACCTGGCTGATTACGACGACCGTGGCGGGTGGTGTCGGAGGTGTGGCAACGCTGGTTCCGTTTGTTGGTTCGTTCGCTCCGTCGGAGAAGGCCAAGGCGGCGGGCGCGCCCGTCGAGGTCGATATCAGCGGACTGAAGCCGGGCGAAATGATGACAGTCGCCTGGCGCGGCAAGCCGGTGTGGATCGTGAATCGCACGGACGAAATGCTGTCCGACGTGAAGAAGGCCGACAATGAAGTGGCCGATCCGAAGTCCAAAATGGAATTCTCGATGCCGTTGCCGGAGTACTGCAACAACGAGTTCCGCTCCCGCGCCGATCACAAGAACATATTCGTGGCCGTCGCCGTCTGTACGCACCTCGGCTGCACGCCGACGCCGCGCTTCACCGAAGGTCCGCAACCCAATCTTCCCGATAACTGGCCAGGCGGCTTTCTGTGCCCGTGCCACGGCTCGACCTACGACATGGCCGGCCGCGTCTTCAAGAACAAGCCCGCGCCGCAGAATCTGGACGTGCCACCGTACATGTTCACTTCCGCGACGCAACTCGTGATCGGCAAGGACGAAAAGGGAGAGGCTTAA
- a CDS encoding Nif3-like dinuclear metal center hexameric protein translates to MDRIELELYLNNLLEIGRFKDYCPNGLQVEGTRRVQKIATGVTASLAFLEAALEWGADTVLVHHGYFWRNEAPQITGRKHRRLRTLIANDINLFAYHLPLDAHPEFGNNAQIGARLGLIADGRFGDQDIGWVAPITMPLSLEHFTATVENALGRKPLVFGDPDRELRRVAWCTGGAQGYFEQAIDAGADVYLSGEVSEQTMHIAAESGVAYIAAGHHATERYGVQAVGAHLSEEFDIEHVFIDIDNPV, encoded by the coding sequence ATGGATCGGATCGAACTCGAATTGTATCTGAACAACCTGCTGGAAATCGGCCGCTTCAAGGACTATTGCCCGAACGGCCTACAGGTGGAAGGCACGCGCCGCGTTCAGAAAATCGCGACCGGCGTGACGGCATCGCTCGCCTTCCTGGAAGCCGCGCTGGAGTGGGGCGCGGACACGGTGCTCGTCCATCACGGCTATTTCTGGCGCAACGAGGCGCCGCAGATCACGGGGCGCAAGCATCGTCGGCTGCGCACGCTGATCGCCAACGACATCAATCTTTTCGCCTATCACCTGCCGCTCGACGCGCATCCGGAATTCGGCAACAACGCGCAGATCGGCGCGCGGCTCGGCTTGATTGCCGACGGCCGTTTCGGCGATCAGGACATCGGCTGGGTCGCGCCGATCACCATGCCGCTTTCGCTCGAGCACTTCACCGCGACCGTCGAGAATGCGCTCGGCCGCAAGCCGCTCGTGTTCGGCGATCCCGACCGCGAGCTACGGCGCGTCGCGTGGTGCACGGGCGGCGCGCAGGGCTATTTCGAACAGGCCATCGACGCGGGCGCCGACGTGTATCTGAGCGGCGAAGTGTCCGAGCAGACAATGCATATCGCGGCGGAATCCGGCGTGGCGTATATCGCGGCGGGGCATCACGCGACGGAACGTTATGGCGTGCAGGCCGTCGGCGCGCACCTGTCCGAAGAGTTCGACATCGAGCATGTGTTTATCGATATCGATAATCCGGTCTGA
- a CDS encoding S1C family serine protease, with translation MLRRFWLFFAQAVTVLLALMFIIATLKPQWLQRQGQFGKQLAEPIVALQEVAPSIGSRPLQSSYADGAQKAMPAVVNVFSSKDGNLPADPRAKDPLFRYFFGDKNRRKNDEPPASNLGSGVIVSSEGYILTNQHVVDGADQIEVALADGRTSSAKVIGVDPETDLAVLKIALTNLPSITLGRMDQTHVGDVVLAIGNPFGVGQTVTMGIVSALGRNHLGINTFENFIQTDAAINPGNSGGALVDVNGNLLGINTAIYSRSGGSLGIGFAIPVSTARSVLESIITTGTVTRGWIGVEPQDVTPEIAESFGLDQKSGAIVAGVLQGGPADKAGIKPGDILVSINEDTITDTTRLLNVVAQIKPGTSVKVHLMRKNKELDVNVMIGKRPAQPKAPQTPDEDQGDQGDE, from the coding sequence ATGCTTAGACGCTTCTGGCTGTTTTTTGCCCAAGCGGTCACCGTGCTTTTGGCTCTGATGTTCATCATCGCGACCCTGAAACCGCAGTGGCTTCAACGTCAGGGCCAATTCGGCAAGCAACTCGCCGAGCCGATCGTCGCGTTACAGGAAGTGGCGCCGAGCATCGGCTCGCGCCCGCTCCAGTCGTCGTATGCGGACGGCGCGCAAAAGGCGATGCCCGCGGTGGTGAACGTGTTCTCCAGCAAGGACGGCAATCTGCCGGCGGACCCGCGAGCCAAAGACCCGCTTTTCCGCTACTTCTTCGGCGACAAGAACAGACGCAAGAACGACGAGCCTCCCGCGTCGAATCTCGGGTCAGGCGTCATCGTCAGCTCGGAAGGTTACATTCTAACGAACCAGCACGTCGTGGACGGTGCGGACCAAATCGAAGTCGCGCTCGCGGACGGCCGCACGTCGAGCGCGAAAGTGATCGGCGTCGATCCCGAGACGGACCTCGCCGTGCTGAAGATCGCGCTGACAAACTTGCCGAGCATCACGCTCGGGCGAATGGACCAGACGCACGTCGGCGATGTCGTGCTGGCGATCGGCAACCCGTTCGGCGTCGGGCAGACGGTGACCATGGGCATCGTGAGCGCGCTCGGGCGCAATCACCTGGGCATCAATACGTTCGAGAACTTCATCCAGACCGACGCGGCGATCAATCCCGGCAATTCGGGCGGTGCGCTCGTCGACGTGAACGGCAATCTGCTCGGCATCAACACCGCGATTTATTCACGCAGCGGCGGCTCGCTAGGCATCGGCTTCGCCATTCCGGTGTCGACGGCGCGCAGTGTGCTGGAGAGCATCATCACGACGGGCACGGTGACGCGCGGCTGGATCGGCGTGGAACCGCAGGATGTGACGCCGGAAATCGCGGAATCGTTCGGGCTCGATCAGAAATCCGGCGCGATCGTCGCGGGCGTGCTGCAAGGCGGCCCGGCGGATAAAGCCGGCATCAAGCCGGGCGATATTCTTGTCAGCATCAACGAGGACACGATCACCGACACGACGCGCCTCTTGAACGTCGTTGCTCAGATCAAGCCGGGCACGTCCGTGAAAGTGCATCTGATGCGCAAGAACAAGGAACTGGACGTGAACGTGATGATCGGCAAACGGCCCGCGCAGCCGAAGGCGCCGCAGACGCCGGACGAAGATCAGGGCGATCAGGGCGACGAATAA